A region of Chloroflexota bacterium DNA encodes the following proteins:
- a CDS encoding 4Fe-4S binding protein, with protein sequence MMPTITVNTEWCKGCHICVEVCPRAVLEVDKAVFLHGFHPVLVARPEDCTACRQCELLCPDLAIVVEEE encoded by the coding sequence ATGATGCCAACAATCACCGTGAATACAGAGTGGTGCAAAGGATGCCATATTTGCGTTGAGGTATGCCCAAGGGCAGTACTAGAAGTAGATAAGGCCGTCTTCCTGCATGGGTTCCATCCAGTGCTGGTAGCCAGACCAGAGGACTGCACGGCATGCCGCCAGTGCGAGTTACTATGCCCAGACCTGGCGATTGTGGTGGAAGAGGAGTAG
- a CDS encoding 2-oxoacid:ferredoxin oxidoreductase subunit beta: MKKGTTASIVKYIRPRTFPTPFCAGCGHGILLGAILRAIDELELDFSQMLFVSGIGCAGWIPSPHYNTDTLHVTHGRPVAFATGAKLFNPRLNVVVIGGDGDIASIGGNHLIHAARRNMDITVICANNLIYGMTGGQVTPTTPRGARTQTTPAGNPEPPFDLARLVAAAGATYVARYSVWHVRPLIAAIKKALQRTGFSFIEVLSTCPTQYGRRNENPTPIGMLRALKQNCISMERAKTMRPEELAGKTIIGEFVG, encoded by the coding sequence ATGAAAAAAGGAACTACCGCTTCGATTGTGAAATACATCCGTCCGCGCACCTTCCCTACCCCCTTTTGTGCCGGGTGCGGGCACGGTATCCTGCTGGGAGCCATCCTACGAGCAATTGATGAATTGGAGTTGGATTTTTCGCAGATGCTTTTTGTGTCCGGCATCGGCTGCGCTGGCTGGATTCCCAGCCCACACTATAACACGGACACATTGCACGTAACCCATGGTCGCCCGGTAGCCTTTGCCACCGGGGCGAAATTGTTCAATCCCAGACTCAACGTAGTCGTCATCGGTGGCGATGGCGACATCGCATCCATTGGTGGCAACCATCTCATCCATGCCGCACGGCGCAATATGGACATCACGGTGATTTGCGCGAATAACCTCATCTACGGCATGACCGGCGGCCAGGTTACGCCTACTACTCCGCGCGGCGCACGCACCCAAACTACGCCCGCAGGCAATCCCGAACCGCCTTTCGACCTGGCGCGCCTGGTAGCAGCAGCAGGAGCTACCTATGTCGCTCGCTACTCCGTCTGGCATGTACGGCCTCTGATCGCCGCCATCAAGAAAGCTCTGCAGCGCACTGGCTTCTCCTTCATTGAGGTGCTCAGTACCTGCCCCACCCAGTACGGCCGCCGCAATGAGAACCCCACGCCAATCGGCATGTTGCGTGCGCTCAAGCAAAATTGCATTAGCATGGAACGCGCCAAAACGATGCGCCCAGAGGAATTGGCTGGCAAGACAATTATCGGGGAGTTTGTGGGGTAA
- a CDS encoding phosphotriesterase, protein MLFIRTLLRDIAPEELGVTSSHEHLVCRPPYWVEKGEDDLILDDPEKALQDVLDFKEAGGTAIVDATCIDYGRDVPAVAEIAQKSGIYIVVTAGLNKGFLWSAKMPGTDCTFAEWIDRAKEEDLTRLFVSEVKEGIGNTGYKAGQLKFGTGYNSISAREEKVLRAVAKAHLATGAPLHAHTENGTMALEQAEILLQEGVDLSRVSFGHMDRNPDPYIHRKLAEKGAFICFDGLGKVKYYPESTRIACILELVKRGYEDQILLGCDTARKSYFRSYSYGPGLDWMLRKWVPRFIEEAIEAGFDGKRLVEQFLIGNPRRYLSFKEAK, encoded by the coding sequence ATGTTATTCATCCGTACATTATTGCGTGACATTGCGCCAGAGGAATTGGGGGTGACGTCAAGCCATGAGCATCTAGTATGCCGTCCTCCCTACTGGGTGGAAAAGGGCGAGGACGATCTCATCCTGGATGATCCCGAAAAAGCCTTGCAGGATGTCCTCGATTTCAAAGAGGCTGGGGGGACAGCAATCGTTGATGCTACATGCATTGATTATGGCCGAGATGTCCCAGCAGTGGCAGAAATTGCACAAAAATCAGGCATCTACATCGTTGTAACGGCTGGGCTCAATAAAGGATTTCTGTGGTCAGCCAAGATGCCTGGCACAGACTGCACCTTTGCCGAATGGATAGATCGAGCAAAAGAGGAGGATCTAACCAGGCTTTTTGTCTCTGAGGTTAAGGAAGGCATTGGCAACACAGGCTACAAAGCTGGCCAACTCAAATTTGGAACTGGTTACAATAGCATCTCTGCTCGTGAAGAGAAGGTGCTGCGGGCTGTGGCGAAGGCACATCTTGCCACTGGGGCTCCGCTTCATGCCCACACGGAGAACGGGACAATGGCCTTGGAACAGGCGGAAATTTTGCTCCAGGAGGGGGTAGATTTATCGCGGGTCAGTTTTGGTCATATGGATCGGAACCCCGATCCATATATACACCGGAAACTCGCGGAGAAAGGGGCTTTTATCTGTTTCGATGGGCTGGGAAAGGTCAAGTATTATCCCGAGTCCACGCGCATTGCCTGCATACTCGAATTGGTCAAACGGGGCTATGAAGATCAAATCCTCCTCGGGTGCGATACAGCACGCAAATCCTACTTCCGCTCTTACAGTTATGGCCCTGGCCTGGACTGGATGTTGAGAAAATGGGTGCCCAGGTTCATTGAGGAGGCGATAGAAGCCGGCTTTGATGGCAAGAGACTGGTGGAACAATTTCTCATTGGGAATCCACGTCGCTATCTCTCCTTTAAGGAGGCGAAATAA
- a CDS encoding creatininase family protein yields MDQLSGEEFHERLQKSGIAILPLGAMEFHGPHLPIGTDNFIVNKVSAEVARHTGGVLLPLIPYGQVWSLENFPGSLNISNETLASLIFEIGVSMHRQGAVILAIINGHLGNMNAVQAAARRLFPVEGLITYMFTYPGLAEAASRVCTSRPLPGGYFHADEIETSLMLYVEPRLVHMDRAIRDEPQLPPDFQNRPVRWEEITKTGVLGDASIATQEKGEEIFRTVVSRIVEILEYGRNQYLPK; encoded by the coding sequence ATGGATCAATTGAGCGGGGAGGAATTCCACGAAAGATTGCAGAAAAGCGGAATCGCGATTCTGCCCCTTGGAGCGATGGAGTTCCACGGCCCCCATCTACCCATAGGAACGGACAACTTTATAGTTAATAAGGTCTCAGCGGAAGTCGCAAGGCACACAGGTGGCGTATTGCTCCCGTTGATTCCCTATGGCCAGGTTTGGTCTCTGGAGAACTTTCCTGGTTCGCTTAACATCTCCAATGAGACACTGGCGAGCTTGATTTTCGAGATTGGCGTCAGTATGCATCGCCAGGGAGCAGTGATTCTGGCCATAATCAACGGGCATTTGGGCAATATGAATGCAGTGCAAGCAGCAGCCAGGCGTCTATTCCCAGTCGAGGGCCTGATTACCTACATGTTTACCTATCCCGGATTAGCAGAAGCAGCTTCGCGGGTATGCACTTCTCGTCCTCTGCCAGGTGGCTATTTCCATGCCGATGAGATCGAAACGTCTCTTATGCTTTATGTTGAGCCTAGGCTTGTGCATATGGATCGGGCAATTCGGGACGAACCGCAATTACCCCCCGATTTTCAGAACCGTCCAGTTCGTTGGGAGGAAATCACCAAGACGGGTGTTCTCGGGGATGCCAGCATTGCTACTCAGGAGAAGGGCGAAGAAATTTTCCGCACAGTTGTCAGCCGCATTGTGGAAATCCTTGAATATGGACGAAACCAGTACCTGCCAAAGTGA
- a CDS encoding PTS sugar transporter subunit IIA, translating to MGLDFLSALDNRIRIVDTVASWQEAVKMGGQMLVDHSIASPEYADKMIAVCEELGPYIAIAPGIAIPHARPEDGAQRFGLSLLVVKQGVEFGSHNDPVYLVLSFATPDRESHLEFLRQLATLLQNSEDIAQAIAAKQTPEQARSYLQQVITLQEDERR from the coding sequence GTGGGACTGGATTTTCTTAGCGCATTAGATAATCGAATCCGAATCGTGGATACTGTTGCCTCCTGGCAAGAGGCAGTGAAGATGGGAGGACAAATGCTGGTTGACCATAGCATTGCCAGCCCTGAATATGCCGACAAAATGATCGCAGTGTGCGAGGAATTAGGTCCCTACATAGCCATTGCTCCAGGCATTGCGATCCCCCATGCCCGGCCCGAAGATGGTGCACAGCGCTTTGGATTATCTCTCCTTGTCGTGAAACAAGGGGTGGAATTTGGTTCCCACAATGATCCCGTGTATCTCGTCTTGTCCTTTGCTACTCCCGACAGGGAATCTCATCTCGAATTCCTACGCCAGTTGGCTACCCTGTTGCAGAACTCTGAAGACATAGCCCAGGCAATTGCAGCAAAGCAGACTCCGGAGCAAGCGCGTTCGTACCTGCAACAGGTGATCACATTACAAGAAGACGAAAGGAGGTGA
- a CDS encoding 2-oxoacid:acceptor oxidoreductase subunit alpha, which translates to MKGSQWTNLPSVLRPGRYFLQGDEACAEGAIAAGCNYYAGYPITPASEIMEHICRRFAQLPGRVFIQMEDEIGSIASVLGASWAGARAMTATSGPGFSLMLENIGYAIITETPCVVVDVQRAGPGTGQATRPAQGDVMQARWGAHGDYEIIVLSPWSVQEAYDETIRAFNLADRFRVPVILLMDEGVGHLRENMTVPAKTSIYQRWKDLSRPPFGEVEVPPMPAFGEGARLLVTGSTHDAWGYRRTSSPQAQQQLVERLVSKILNHREEIQRTNTHFCEESKLDILLVAYGFTARSALGAVRLAREAGIKAGLLRLTTLWPFPENMVKELGAQASHIIMPEMNRGQMLREVQRVVPHAAGYHRTDGEVITAPEIWTAMQRILRSGKKRALEGKDLFS; encoded by the coding sequence ATGAAAGGGAGTCAATGGACAAATTTGCCTAGTGTATTGAGGCCTGGGCGTTACTTCCTGCAAGGCGATGAGGCTTGCGCGGAGGGAGCCATCGCCGCAGGATGCAACTATTACGCTGGTTATCCCATTACTCCGGCCAGCGAGATAATGGAGCACATTTGCCGGCGTTTTGCGCAGTTGCCTGGCCGAGTCTTCATTCAGATGGAAGATGAGATTGGCTCCATTGCCTCAGTGCTCGGCGCATCCTGGGCTGGGGCGCGGGCCATGACCGCTACCTCTGGGCCAGGGTTTAGCCTGATGCTGGAGAATATCGGCTATGCCATCATCACTGAGACGCCCTGCGTGGTAGTAGATGTGCAGCGCGCCGGGCCTGGCACCGGTCAGGCTACCCGCCCAGCCCAGGGCGACGTCATGCAAGCTCGCTGGGGTGCACATGGCGACTACGAGATCATCGTCCTCTCACCATGGTCCGTACAAGAAGCCTATGATGAAACCATTCGTGCCTTCAATCTGGCTGACCGTTTTCGTGTGCCGGTCATCCTGTTGATGGATGAAGGCGTGGGTCACCTACGCGAGAACATGACTGTGCCAGCCAAAACGTCTATTTACCAGCGTTGGAAGGATCTCTCGCGTCCGCCCTTTGGCGAGGTGGAGGTGCCCCCTATGCCCGCTTTTGGCGAAGGCGCCCGGTTGCTCGTCACTGGATCCACTCATGATGCCTGGGGCTACCGCCGTACATCAAGTCCTCAGGCCCAACAACAGTTGGTAGAGCGCTTGGTAAGCAAAATCCTAAACCATCGTGAAGAAATTCAGCGCACGAACACGCATTTCTGTGAGGAAAGCAAGTTGGATATATTGCTCGTAGCTTATGGCTTTACTGCGCGCAGTGCCCTAGGTGCCGTCAGGTTGGCAAGAGAAGCAGGGATCAAAGCAGGGCTGTTGCGCCTGACCACACTATGGCCCTTTCCAGAGAATATGGTCAAAGAACTTGGAGCGCAAGCTAGCCACATCATCATGCCTGAGATGAACCGTGGACAGATGTTGCGCGAGGTACAACGAGTGGTGCCACATGCAGCCGGTTATCACCGCACCGATGGCGAGGTCATTACCGCACCCGAAATCTGGACGGCTATGCAACGCATCCTGCGCTCTGGCAAAAAGCGTGCCCTGGAAGGGAAGGACCTATTCTCATGA
- a CDS encoding inorganic diphosphatase: protein MLKSDLWHDIPSGPQAPEVVYAVVEIPRGHRNKYEYNKHLGVIQLSRVLFSPMHYPGDYGFIPQTCGDDGDPLDILVMVTDPTFPGCVIECRPIGVFHMFDENEADEKILAVPAADPLFGEYHSICDVPQHFLTEVSHFFQRYKELEGIEVIPKGWEDAQAARKVIEHAMRLYKKQYC, encoded by the coding sequence GTGCTCAAGTCAGACCTGTGGCATGACATCCCCTCTGGGCCTCAAGCACCAGAGGTCGTGTACGCTGTTGTCGAGATCCCCAGAGGTCACCGCAACAAATACGAATACAACAAACACCTTGGTGTAATCCAGCTCAGTCGGGTGCTCTTCAGCCCGATGCACTATCCGGGTGACTATGGCTTCATCCCGCAGACCTGTGGCGATGACGGTGACCCGTTGGATATCCTGGTCATGGTCACCGACCCCACCTTCCCCGGCTGTGTCATTGAGTGCCGACCTATTGGCGTGTTCCACATGTTCGACGAGAACGAAGCCGACGAGAAAATCCTGGCTGTTCCTGCTGCCGACCCACTTTTCGGTGAGTATCATTCGATCTGCGATGTACCCCAGCACTTTCTAACCGAGGTTAGCCATTTCTTCCAGAGGTACAAGGAACTGGAGGGTATCGAGGTCATTCCGAAGGGATGGGAAGATGCGCAGGCAGCGCGCAAGGTTATCGAGCACGCCATGAGGCTCTATAAGAAGCAATACTGCTGA
- a CDS encoding PTS sugar transporter subunit IIB: protein MTRNNPLKIVAACGLGTGTALFLKMTIEDILKQAKIDAIVETADASIAQAVPADIVVTAQDLVELVRRNPKVKEIVEISNYGNLPEIRQKLLDAVNRLEQS, encoded by the coding sequence ATGACAAGGAATAACCCTCTTAAAATCGTTGCTGCATGTGGCTTGGGAACCGGCACAGCACTTTTTCTCAAAATGACGATCGAGGATATCCTCAAACAGGCCAAGATTGACGCGATCGTCGAAACCGCCGATGCCTCCATTGCTCAAGCTGTTCCTGCAGATATCGTGGTTACTGCCCAAGACCTGGTAGAATTAGTCAGACGCAATCCCAAAGTGAAAGAAATCGTTGAGATTAGCAACTATGGCAATCTGCCCGAAATTCGGCAGAAACTTCTCGATGCGGTAAACCGCCTGGAGCAATCATAG